A single genomic interval of Sebastes umbrosus isolate fSebUmb1 chromosome 11, fSebUmb1.pri, whole genome shotgun sequence harbors:
- the tent5aa gene encoding terminal nucleotidyltransferase 5A — MSEDDSSSTSSGVSDTEGSNTSVLTWDQVQRLDAILTETIPIHGRGNFPTLQMQPRQIVKVVRSRMEEKHIHVRDVRLNGSAASHILHGDSGLGYKDLDLIFCADMKGESDFQTVKDIVLDCLLDFLPDCVNKEKISPLTLKEAYVQKMVKVCNDSDRWSLISLSNNRGKNVELKFVDSLRRQFEFSVDSFQIKLDSLLLFYECSENPMAETFHPTIVGESVYGDFSEALDHLRHKYICTRNPEEIRGGGLLKYCHLLVRGFRAASETEMKSLQRYMCSRFFIDFSDIGEQQRKLESYLQNHFVGLEDRKYDYLMTLHGVVNESTVCLMGHERRQTLGLIAMLAVRVLAEQNVIPNVANVTCYYQPAPYVADGNFSNYYIAQVQPMFACQQPTYSTWLPCN, encoded by the exons ATGTCAGAGGACGACAGTAGCTCCACCAGCAGCGGTGTGTCCGACACCGAAGGCAGCAACACAAGCGTTCTGACCTGGGATCAGGTGCAGCGTCTGGACGCCATCCTCACGGAGACCATCCCGATCCACGGCCGGGGCAACTTCCCCACGCTGCAGATGCAGCCGCGGCAGATCGTTAAAGTGGTGCGCAGTCGGATGGAGGAGAAACACATCCACGTCCGGGACGTCCGGTTAAACGGCTCCGCGGCCAGCCACATCCTGCACGGAGACAGCGGACTGGGCTATAAGGACCTCGACCTCATATTTTGCGCAGATATGAAAGGTGAAAGTGATTTCCAGACTGTGAAGGACATAGTTTTGGACTGTCTCCTGGATTTTTTACCCGACTGTGTGAATAAAGAGAAAATAAGCCCGTTAACGTTAAAG gaagcctATGTGCAGAAGATGGTGAAGGTGTGTAATGACTCGGACCGCTGGAgtctcatctccctctccaACAACCGGGGAAAGAACGTGGAGCTGAAGTTTGTGGACTCTCTCCGGCGGCAGTTTGAGTTCAGCGTGGACTCCTTTCAGATCAAGCTGGACTCCCTGCTGCTGTTCTACGAGTGCTCGGAGAACCCCATGGCCGAGACCTTCCACCCCACCATCGTGGGCGAGAGCGTGTACGGGGACTTCAGCGAGGCTCTGGACCACCTACGTCACAAGTACATCTGCACCCGGAACCCAGAAGAGATCCGGGGCGGGGGTCTGCTGAAGTACTGTCACCTGCTGGTGAGGGGGTTCCGGGCCGCCTCTGAGACCGAGATGAAGTCCCTGCAGCGCTACATGTGCTCCCGCTTCTTCATCGACTTCTCTGACATCGGTGAACAGCAGCGCAAGCTGGAGTCCTACCTTCAGAACCACTTTGTGGGCCTGGAGGACCGCAAGTACGACTACCTGATGACCCTCCACGGAGTGGTCAACGAGAGCACGGTGTGCCTGATGGGACACGAGAGGCGGCAGACCCTCGGGCTCATAGCCATGCTGGCGGTACGCGTTCTCGCAGAGCAGAATGTCATCCCCAACGTGGCCAACGTCACATGTTACTACCAACCTGCTCCTTATGTGGCAGATGGCAACTTCAGTAACTACTACATAGCGCAGGTTCAGCCGATGTTTGCTTGCCAGCAGCCTACGTACTCCACCTGGCTGCCCTGTAACTGA